One stretch of Amycolatopsis sp. NBC_00345 DNA includes these proteins:
- a CDS encoding response regulator transcription factor: MTIRLLLADDQELVRQALCALLELEDDFEVVGSVGRGDLVADAALAGRPDVALLDIEMPGLDGLAAAAVLAAQVPDCRVVMLTTFGRAGYLRRAMDAGAVGFVVKDAPAEVLADAIRRVMKGERVVDPALAVATLAAGESPLTARERDVLIAARSGVSVAEIAANLYLSEGTVRNYLSAAISKTGTRNRMEALRTADERGWL; this comes from the coding sequence ATGACGATCCGACTGCTGCTCGCGGACGACCAGGAGCTGGTCCGCCAGGCCCTGTGCGCGCTGCTGGAGCTGGAGGACGACTTCGAGGTCGTCGGCTCCGTCGGCCGCGGCGACCTGGTGGCCGACGCCGCGCTCGCGGGACGGCCCGACGTCGCCCTGCTGGACATCGAGATGCCCGGCCTCGACGGGCTCGCGGCCGCCGCGGTGCTCGCCGCGCAGGTGCCGGACTGCCGCGTGGTCATGCTCACCACGTTCGGCCGCGCGGGTTACCTCCGCCGGGCGATGGACGCGGGCGCCGTGGGCTTCGTCGTGAAGGACGCGCCGGCCGAGGTGCTCGCCGACGCCATCCGCAGGGTGATGAAGGGCGAGCGCGTGGTCGATCCGGCGCTGGCCGTCGCCACCCTGGCCGCCGGGGAATCCCCGCTGACGGCCCGCGAACGCGACGTGCTCATCGCCGCCCGCTCCGGCGTCTCGGTCGCGGAGATCGCGGCGAACCTCTACCTGTCGGAGGGCACAGTCCGGAACTACCTGTCGGCGGCGATCTCGAAAACGGGCACCCGCAACCGGATGGAGGCCCTGCGGACGGCCGACGAGCGGGGCTGGCTGTAG
- a CDS encoding SRPBCC family protein — MTTERFEVRREVAAPPATVFALLCDPQGHVAIDSSGMLQSADGEPVRAVGDEFVVHMDREALNDLPMGKYDVTVIITRFEPDAQLEWTISGTIQPPIRHLYGYRLEPAEAGTLVTSYYDWSQIEERYRDKVAFPVIPETALRATLGILARTVEKR, encoded by the coding sequence ATGACGACCGAGCGATTCGAGGTCCGGCGCGAGGTGGCCGCGCCTCCGGCGACGGTGTTCGCCTTGCTCTGCGATCCACAGGGGCACGTGGCCATCGACAGCTCCGGCATGCTGCAGTCCGCGGACGGCGAGCCGGTCCGCGCGGTGGGTGACGAGTTCGTCGTCCACATGGACCGCGAGGCCCTCAACGACCTGCCGATGGGCAAGTACGACGTCACCGTGATCATCACCCGGTTCGAGCCGGACGCGCAGCTCGAGTGGACGATCTCCGGCACGATCCAGCCGCCGATCCGCCACCTCTACGGCTACCGCCTGGAACCTGCCGAGGCCGGCACCCTGGTCACCTCGTATTACGACTGGAGCCAGATCGAGGAGCGCTACCGCGACAAGGTCGCCTTCCCGGTCATCCCGGAAACCGCCCTGCGCGCGACGCTGGGCATCCTGGCCCGCACCGTGGAGAAACGCTGA
- a CDS encoding ferredoxin produces the protein MRIEADRGKCAGLGMCEAMEPDFFEVGDDGTVLVLDERPGEEHRHDLVAAVNACPVLALKLRD, from the coding sequence ATGCGGATCGAAGCGGACCGTGGCAAGTGCGCCGGGCTGGGCATGTGCGAGGCGATGGAGCCCGATTTCTTCGAGGTCGGGGACGACGGCACCGTGCTGGTGCTCGACGAGCGGCCTGGTGAGGAGCACCGGCACGACCTTGTTGCCGCGGTCAACGCTTGCCCTGTGCTGGCCTTGAAACTGCGGGACTGA
- a CDS encoding fatty acid desaturase, translating to MSEVIGTVPAGSTEQWRDRKRYLWLIGLVVPSLAFLAIGLHAATGWGVWFWIGPIVILVVVPLIDLLAGLDRGNPPDDVIERLENDRYYRWITFVFLPVQYLGFVVAFWLIARGDLSIVDKIGLAVSIGCIGGIGINTAHELGHKKESHERWLSKIALAQSFYGHFYIEHNRGHHVRVATPEDPASSRVGESFYRFWPRTVFGSLKSAWRLERKRYARRDRHPYRIGNDVLNAWLMSAVLWAAMIVWLGVGVLPYLVIQAVIGFSLLEVVNYMEHYGMRRQRVGAPGRRRYERVDPSHSWNSNNIATNVLLYHLQRHSDHHANPTRRYQTLRDFAESPVLPTGYAGMIVLALVPPLWRRVMDPRVLAHFGGDLSRANLQPRKRAKILARYGISGSTASTAVDTHGDATEGGMCPGCGYVYDEQLGDPREGFPAGTPWSAIPDSWCCPDCGVREKVDFVAPGRVGA from the coding sequence ATGAGTGAAGTGATCGGGACCGTGCCCGCCGGCTCGACCGAGCAGTGGCGCGATCGCAAGCGGTACCTGTGGCTGATCGGGCTCGTGGTGCCCTCGCTGGCGTTCCTCGCGATCGGGCTGCACGCGGCGACCGGGTGGGGCGTGTGGTTCTGGATCGGGCCGATCGTGATCCTGGTGGTCGTGCCGCTGATCGACCTGCTCGCCGGGCTGGACCGCGGCAACCCGCCGGACGACGTGATCGAGCGGCTGGAGAACGACCGCTACTACCGGTGGATCACCTTCGTCTTCCTGCCCGTCCAGTACCTCGGCTTCGTCGTGGCGTTCTGGCTGATCGCCCGCGGGGACCTGTCCATTGTGGACAAGATCGGGCTGGCCGTCTCGATCGGCTGCATCGGCGGGATCGGCATCAACACCGCGCACGAGCTGGGGCACAAGAAGGAGAGCCACGAGCGCTGGCTGTCGAAGATCGCGCTGGCGCAGAGCTTCTACGGGCACTTCTACATCGAGCACAACCGCGGCCACCACGTGCGCGTGGCGACGCCGGAGGACCCGGCGAGCAGCCGCGTCGGCGAGAGCTTCTACCGGTTCTGGCCGCGTACGGTGTTCGGCTCGCTGAAGTCCGCGTGGCGGCTGGAGCGCAAGCGTTACGCCCGGCGCGACCGGCACCCGTACCGCATCGGCAACGACGTGCTGAACGCCTGGCTGATGTCGGCGGTGCTGTGGGCGGCGATGATCGTGTGGCTGGGCGTCGGTGTCCTGCCGTACCTGGTGATCCAGGCCGTGATCGGCTTCTCGCTGCTGGAAGTCGTCAACTACATGGAGCACTACGGGATGCGACGGCAGCGAGTGGGCGCGCCGGGGCGGCGCCGGTACGAGCGCGTGGATCCCAGCCACAGCTGGAACTCCAACAACATCGCCACCAACGTGCTGCTGTACCACCTGCAGCGGCACAGCGACCACCACGCCAACCCGACCCGCCGCTACCAGACGTTGCGTGATTTCGCCGAATCCCCGGTGCTGCCGACCGGGTACGCCGGGATGATCGTGCTCGCGCTGGTCCCGCCGCTGTGGCGCCGGGTGATGGACCCGCGGGTGCTCGCCCACTTCGGCGGTGATCTCAGCCGGGCCAACCTCCAGCCGCGTAAGCGGGCCAAGATCCTTGCGCGGTACGGAATTTCCGGTTCGACGGCCTCGACGGCAGTGGACACACACGGCGACGCGACCGAAGGCGGCATGTGCCCGGGCTGCGGCTACGTCTACGACGAGCAGCTCGGCGACCCGCGTGAGGGCTTCCCGGCGGGCACGCCGTGGTCGGCGATCCCGGACTCCTGGTGCTGCCCGGACTGCGGCGTGCGCGAGAAGGTCGACTTCGTCGCGCCGGGACGGGTGGGTGCGTGA
- a CDS encoding sensor histidine kinase translates to MDQSSGVAGRPDRWLLGWRRFLLDAGLLVYPLVTAAAIAQDSSGAGLVAGWVIVAAFCVGYVLAAWSAARGLTRRFWTLIGVLTLLFLAALPFTHVNAFFLATVIVSLVAPRLPRYAVPLVAGSALAALVVPWVVRPWQSGPGWTQAVALVFTALMVYAFAEAIRANRALVEARAEVVRLASEAERARIARDLHDLLGHSLTAITVKSNLARRLAVKGVERSVDEITEVETLSRQALADVRAAVSGYRDVTLAGELARGRELLRASGVIADLPTAADVVDGAHQELFGWVVREGLTNVARHARATRCTVVFSASALEVLDDGVGARASAGSGLTGLRERVAEAGGRMEAGPLDPKGWRLAVVMGAPA, encoded by the coding sequence GTGGACCAGAGCAGCGGGGTGGCCGGCCGGCCGGATCGGTGGCTGCTGGGCTGGCGGCGGTTCCTGCTGGACGCCGGGCTGCTCGTCTACCCCCTGGTGACGGCGGCCGCGATCGCGCAGGACTCCAGTGGCGCGGGCCTGGTCGCCGGCTGGGTGATCGTGGCGGCGTTCTGCGTCGGCTACGTGCTGGCCGCGTGGTCCGCGGCGCGGGGGCTGACGCGCCGGTTCTGGACGCTGATCGGGGTCCTCACCCTGCTGTTCCTGGCCGCGCTGCCGTTCACGCACGTGAACGCGTTCTTCCTGGCGACGGTGATCGTCTCGCTCGTCGCGCCGCGGCTGCCGCGTTACGCCGTCCCGCTCGTGGCCGGGTCCGCGCTCGCCGCGCTCGTGGTGCCGTGGGTGGTGCGGCCGTGGCAGAGCGGGCCGGGCTGGACGCAGGCCGTTGCGCTGGTGTTCACCGCGCTCATGGTCTACGCGTTCGCCGAGGCGATCCGCGCCAACCGCGCGCTGGTGGAGGCGCGCGCCGAGGTCGTCCGGCTCGCGTCGGAGGCCGAGCGGGCGCGGATCGCGCGGGACCTGCACGACCTGCTCGGCCATTCGCTCACCGCCATCACGGTCAAGAGCAACCTCGCGCGGCGGCTCGCCGTGAAGGGGGTCGAGCGGTCGGTGGACGAGATCACCGAGGTCGAAACGCTCTCCCGGCAGGCACTCGCCGACGTGCGCGCCGCCGTTTCGGGGTATCGCGACGTCACGCTCGCGGGCGAGCTGGCGCGGGGCCGGGAGCTGCTTCGCGCGTCGGGGGTCATCGCCGACCTGCCCACGGCCGCGGACGTCGTCGACGGCGCGCACCAGGAGCTGTTCGGCTGGGTCGTGCGCGAGGGGCTCACCAACGTCGCCCGCCACGCCCGCGCGACGCGCTGCACAGTCGTGTTTTCCGCGTCGGCGCTGGAAGTCCTCGACGACGGCGTGGGCGCGCGGGCGTCCGCGGGCAGCGGCCTGACCGGGCTGCGCGAGCGCGTCGCCGAGGCCGGCGGGCGAATGGAAGCCGGGCCGCTGGACCCGAAGGGCTGGCGGCTGGCCGTGGTGATGGGAGCGCCCGCATGA